Below is a window of Blastocatellia bacterium DNA.
GTATGCGCTCAAGGGAGCGTTCTCCTGGCTCGAAGATGCCTTCGGCGTGCTGCGAGCGACGACAATGACTTCGCTCGTCTTGATCGTCATCGCTTTCATGTATCGCGGCGTCTTCGAATTCCGCGAATTCTCCTACTCGCGCGGCATCTTCCTCATGCATTGGGGGCTGCTCACGCTCACGGTGCTCGGCGTGCGTGCGCTCGTGCGTCGCGCGCAAGTTTTGGCGCGACGACGTGGTCACAACCTCATTCCGGCGGTGCTCGTCGGCGAGGGGGATCTGGCCGAGCTTTGCCTTTCCGAAATGCGGGCGAAACCGCACCTGGGCTATCGCATCGTAGGAGTGCTCTCGACCTCTTCCACACCGGAGGGCACCTCTTCCCTTTCATCCCTTCGCGTGGGACGCGTCGAAGACCTCCCGGAGATCGTTCGCCGATTCCGCATCGAACAGGTCTTCATCACGGATCCGGCGCTCAACCCGGACCTGCTCTTCGAGACGATCTTGCGCTGCTGGCGCACGAGTCGCGTCGCCTTCAGCGTCGTGCCGAACCTGCTGAGTTGCCTTCCCAGCAAGACGGAGCTCGATCAGGTCGGCGCGCTCCCCATGATCAAGCTCTTCCAAGAGCCGCTGCGCGGTCCGAATCGCTATCTCAAGCGAGCCTTCGACGTGGTCCTCGCGTCCTTGGGATTGATCCTCTTGAGCCCATGGCTCCTGCTCATCGCCGCGCTCATCAAGCTCGACTCGCGCGGTCCCATCCTCTTTCGCCAGGAGCGCGTCGGCATGGATGGACGCCTCTTCACGCTCTACAAATTCCGCACGATGCGCGCCGACGCGGATGAACGACCGCATCGGGAGTTGATGGCTGACATCATCCGAGGTTCGCTCCGCGCCGTCTCAGGGACGGCCTCGCCGGGAAAGCCGGGTGAGGCTCACCCCGAGCGCGACGCGCGCCAAATGCTTTACGGCAAAGTCCCGAACGATCACCGTATCACGCGCGTCGGGCGATGGCTTCGACGTTGGAGCTTGGATGAGCTGCCGCAACTCATCAACGTCCTCAAAGGCGAGATGAGCCTGGTCGGGCCGCGCCCTCCGATCCCCTATGAGGTCGAACACTACTCGAGCTGGCATCGAAAGCGATTGGAGGTGAAGCCCGGGATCACCGGCCTCTGGCAAGTGAGCGGTCGCAATCGTCTCCCCTTCGATCGCATGGTCGAACTGGATCTCTATTACATCGAGCACTGGTCGCTCTGGCTCGACCTGAAGATCCTGCTGCTCACTCTCCCCGCTATCTTTCGCGGCGAGACGGAGTGAGCCTTCCCTGACCGTGGTGCCCTTGCAAAGAGGAGGCGCACTCACTCTGGAGCCGCGAGAGTCACCGCCAACGCGCTCGCTCGGCAGTAACACATCTTGTCCTATGCGATCGCATAGTCCGCACACACAAAGTGCGAGAACAGCTCTCGAAGGCCCCCCCCGAGGCTCCGCGTCCACGCTCAATAGAGCAGATACCGTTGGCGGATTCGTCGAAACTCCTCCAATTCGGTCTGCCACGCGCGCTCGATCGTCTCGGCATCGGCGCCACTTTTGAGCCACTCCAAGGCTCGGCGATCGGCGAGTAAGCGCCCGAAAGCTTCGACCTGCCACACCTGGGGATAAAGCCGATGCAAGATGACGGCGATCTCGATCCCCAAGCGCACCGGGCGCACTGCCGCACGCTCGGTGACGACGATGGCCACGCCGCCACATTCCTCTCCGGCGAAGGTGCTCGAACGAGGGGTAAACCGAATGGGGATGAAGCGCACGCCAGGAAGATTGCGCCGATTCAATTCCTCAGCCACGCGTCGTCCATCCATCCACGGCGCTCCGAACAGCTCGAAGGGTCGGTCCGTTCCTCGTCCGACCGAGACATTCGTCGTCTCCAGGAGCGCGATGCCCGGATAGAGTGTCGCGGCTGTGAGGCTTCGCATGTTAGGCGAAGGGTTCACCCATTCTTGCCCCGTTTGATCGAACCAATACTCGCGCTTCCATCCCTCCAGTTTCACGACGTGAAGATCGGCTCCGATCTTTCGCTCCGCGTTGAAGAGCAGCGCCAGCTCGCCGATCGTCATCCCGTGCCGAATTGGGATCGAATGATACGCGGTGAACGAGAGGGCATCGGGATCGGCCACCGGGCCCTCCACGTCCTGCCCATTGATCGGATTCGGACGATCGAGCACGATGAAGCGGATGCCGCGCGCCGCGGCTTCCTCCATGGCATACCCCATCGTCGTGATGTACGTGTAGAACCGCGCGCCGATGTCCTGAATATCGAAGACGAGCGTATCCAAACCTCGCAACATCTCGGCCGTCGGTCGCTGCCGCGGCCCATAGAGGCTGTAGACGGGAAGCCCTGTCTTTTCATCCACCGCATCCCCCACAGGCTCGTCGGCTTGTCCCCGCAGGCCATGCTCGGGACTGAAGAGTGCCACAAGCGTCACATTAGGAGCACGCGCCAAGAGATCAATCGTGCTCGTCCCATCGCGAGCCCGTCCCGTGTGATTCGTGATCAGCCCGACGCGTCGGCCCTCGAGCAATCGAAATCCGTCGCGGCGCAGAACGTCAATGCCGTTGAGCACCGTGGCCGTCTCCAAACCCTCCCGAACGCGAGGGCGCTCGGTCTCGCGCCAGAACGCAAGCGGCGCTGGCCATAGCTCTGGAAAGGGTGGTCGTCGGATCGCCGCCGCGACGATCGAAGCCACGCGCCC
It encodes the following:
- a CDS encoding sugar transferase, translating into MAGVAHITPVESKEEGRSESAISRIFSPVVAQVLLGLTDALLAWGTFLLAYRLRYLPWPPTGSDVLALLHPGEMMRTFALEAFRPYLEICLAAPLPLILWLRSARLYALKGAFSWLEDAFGVLRATTMTSLVLIVIAFMYRGVFEFREFSYSRGIFLMHWGLLTLTVLGVRALVRRAQVLARRRGHNLIPAVLVGEGDLAELCLSEMRAKPHLGYRIVGVLSTSSTPEGTSSLSSLRVGRVEDLPEIVRRFRIEQVFITDPALNPDLLFETILRCWRTSRVAFSVVPNLLSCLPSKTELDQVGALPMIKLFQEPLRGPNRYLKRAFDVVLASLGLILLSPWLLLIAALIKLDSRGPILFRQERVGMDGRLFTLYKFRTMRADADERPHRELMADIIRGSLRAVSGTASPGKPGEAHPERDARQMLYGKVPNDHRITRVGRWLRRWSLDELPQLINVLKGEMSLVGPRPPIPYEVEHYSSWHRKRLEVKPGITGLWQVSGRNRLPFDRMVELDLYYIEHWSLWLDLKILLLTLPAIFRGETE
- a CDS encoding DUF1343 domain-containing protein encodes the protein MKRMAQGLSLWLILNGVGIGASAPLRQAEAPLPLVSPETVGMSAQQLARIDEVVQEAIARRELPGAVILVARHGRIVYWQAFGHRAIEPERLPMTRDTVFDLASLTKVIATATSVMILVERGKIRLGDPVARYIPEFAQNGKERITIEQLLMHRGGLVAGNDLADYRDGPEKALERIYALGTVAEPGTRFIYSDVGYIVLGELVRRVSGQRLDEFARENIFRPLGMTETTFAPAGTLRQRCAPTERREGRWMQGEVHDPRAYALGGVAGHAGLFSTARDLAIYCQMILNGGEFRGVRILSPLSVRRMVESRGLPFNEMRGLGWDINTGYSSNRGDLFPIGSFGHTGFTGTSFWIDPASQTFVIFLSNRVHPDGRGDVTSLRGRVASIVAAAIRRPPFPELWPAPLAFWRETERPRVREGLETATVLNGIDVLRRDGFRLLEGRRVGLITNHTGRARDGTSTIDLLARAPNVTLVALFSPEHGLRGQADEPVGDAVDEKTGLPVYSLYGPRQRPTAEMLRGLDTLVFDIQDIGARFYTYITTMGYAMEEAAARGIRFIVLDRPNPINGQDVEGPVADPDALSFTAYHSIPIRHGMTIGELALLFNAERKIGADLHVVKLEGWKREYWFDQTGQEWVNPSPNMRSLTAATLYPGIALLETTNVSVGRGTDRPFELFGAPWMDGRRVAEELNRRNLPGVRFIPIRFTPRSSTFAGEECGGVAIVVTERAAVRPVRLGIEIAVILHRLYPQVWQVEAFGRLLADRRALEWLKSGADAETIERAWQTELEEFRRIRQRYLLY